The window gtcaaCGTTTAACCGGACAAAGTCGCTGCCACATTAGATTTACTGGTGAGAGCGACAGAATGTAACGCATGAATAGTTGTCTTTAGAGAGGGATTCATTCCCTGACTAACCCAAAAAGATTATCATGGACCCGTGAACCATTAGCATCTCTGCTATGTTATTCCTATTTTAAGTCGTGCATGTGATTATATTACCTTCCTGCAGTAGGGCAGCTACACCTAACCAgatgtttgtgtgttttggggtAGGTGTTTTTCATCTCGCACTGTCTTCTAATGCTATGAGGTTGAGGCAATACATCTGATGTCAGGGTCGTCTTCTCCCCTTCATTTCTCCCCATGACTCTGTTCACCGGATCCATGACGGGATGGAAACAAGGTATAGGGGTCACACGAAGAGTGTCAACATCGTTGATGCCCTATTTCAACTGGGCAGCTTTATTGTCCTTCCCATTCTTTGTCTTGTGTTGTGTGTTTCTAATGGGCTCTTCTTCTTCGGTAATGTACTGAGCTTCCACTTGGGGGAAGTATCTGTAAGATAATGGAGCCTGACTGTTACAGACGTGGAAAGGGAAACGTCTGTACAGGTTCCACTGACCTGTTTTAAGCAGTTATAGGCTAAGCTAATTTGCTAACATCTGTAACAGTGTCAATGGTCTTGTAACATAAACAGCTTTGTGGTCGAATGCACAATGCATATTCACAGACCTCAACCGGCTGCGATCAGTCGTTTGTGTGGATGTATTCAGAGATAGATCATCTGTAAGCGCCTGCTGGAGAAGGCAATTAACTGTAGAGTCCACCAGGGAGTTGATGTGAAATGGGGAGCATTCATCCACTGTTTCAAAAAATATACACCACAGGGACATGCTTGCTCATATCCAGCCAAGAAGCTATTTATCGTCAGCGTTCTAATTGGTTATTCATGAAGATGGCCGcaatctctctctgacatgttttTTATAGAGACACACAGCTTTTTCTCAGCCTCATTGAGATTCTGCATGACTCGATCATTCTGATTGCCTTTGACACCAACATGATTAAGGTTGTAAAAAAGAGTATGCAAATTAAATGGTACGATCTTGGTAATCAGAGAATTGGCCAGAAATCAGGGTGAAATATGCAGAGCTGTGGCCAAAGCTGAGAATCGAAGATATTGTGAATTGAATTCTTTTTTTAGTTGCCCTAACATTTTTAGCTGCCCCAATAACTGCCCCAAACCTTTACTGATAAGAACATAAACTTGGTCCAAAATGTGTCTAGAAAAGGCATATTTCATAGTTCTAGTAAATGCTACTCTTTCAGCATGCTGTGAGCAAAtgggagtagaagagagggggcaggcaggcaggcagaattTTGCAGCCTTCTGAACTGAAAGGCTTTTGCTTGGGCCCGTTAACAGTAAGTTTCAGCCTGTGTTTGTGGCTAGTGACCTGCTATTTCATTCCAGCATGCATCACTAACCCCTCTGAGGGATAAAGAGAGTGAAAGACTTgcacagatggagagaagaggaatgaaagagaggaagagattaTCTATAGCCCCATTTATACCTGCTGCTAACATGCATCCTGATATTGTCCTGATCTTGTTCTTATCTTGTCTGTTAACAAAATAAGATATGACCTGTCTAAAAATTGTGGGCACagtcagaatgtggacaagatcaggacaaaggacacaCACGGTTTAAACGGGGCTttagagcaggagagagaaacataatATGGTTATAATACTGTAGAGGATGGTAAGGAGAGTGAGACGTAATCAGTGGCCAAGAACGTTAGACTGAAACCTCGCAACCAGCGGTCAGAGGGGTTCATGCGCATGCATACGCACGCATATACACagccatacactcacacacacacacacacacacacactccctccctgttCTATTCCAGTGCTGTTAGCTATAATTGGTGAACCATTAGTTACTTATTAGCAGAGAGAGTGGGCGGTGTAATTATTAAAGTAGCCAAGCATGGAATGTGGTCTGTAGCAACCAACTGAGATCGTGTCGCAAAGTGCCCCTGTCTTTTAAGAAGGTGCGTTAGCATAATGGAAAATTACTACTTTTACTCTACTACTCCAACAAGAAATGTCAAAGCTGTTAGATGAGATACAAATAGCAGTGGAGTTTTAGAGCCTCACAAAAAGCTAAATACACACTATGAACATTGCAATAGTACATAACTCTCATCCAATCCAAACAGACACGTTCAACTTGTTCTTCTAATGGATTATGCTCATCcagtacagtgcagtatgtcTGCTGGTTTTGAGTAAATGATTATGGACATACTCTATATAGAGTGAGCCATCACAAATGTGTTTTTCTCCCTTTACCCTCTTTTCAAAGTGACGCTATGTaatgatgtggtgtgtgtgtgtgtgacatcacaTCCTcttaaaatattttttggggttAGACGTCAACCTTGGGCCTAAATGCTTTTTTTAATAAAGAAGAACCGGACACGTTTAACAGTATACAACACGAAGacagacagccaatccatgttaGGCTAACCTCCTGTATTGTGTTTATTTGGTGGCTTGTGGCCTCAGAGAAAAACAGCCCACATGGCTTACATTGACTGCAGACAAGAGGAATGACTGGCTTTCACATCCGCTTTTGATTAGACTCCTTCTCTGGGTTTGTCCTTTTTAAGTCAACATTAAGGTAAAAGGGGCCAGGTTTGGGTTTGGAGAGGGTTCAGCGAGGACTACAAATCACTGCAACTGATGTTGCTATAATAGATAGGCCCATGGGGGACCGTGGAACTAGCTAGGGCTTCAACCAGGATTCCTGGAAAACCAGGGAACTTATTTAACATTCCTGGAATATTGTAACCCTAGGTCTAGTTATCATACTGTACATCCCAGTGTTGCAGTTGAGGATACTTAATAAAGTTTATAGTATTTACCTAATTCCATGTAGTTACTGTAGCCTATTTCATTGTGGTAATAAGAATGTAATTACTCAATATAATTTCTAGATACTTAACGTTATGGCAGTTAAATAGCACTCAACACCCTCCCACAAGTGAATGCATTGCAATCAAATAGCATCCAGTTTAGTACTCATTCAGAAGATAGGACTGTTGTGGAAAAAAGATGAGGATGGAGTTGGTTGTTTGTCAGTGTGACCTCAAGTCTTAATGGCCCACTGCAGTCAAAAATgttattttcctgtgttttatatttttatatatgtatgtatatatattcacACTATGAGTTTGGAATAATACTCTGAAATTCTGAACATTTTGATAATggccttttagtgtaagagctgtttgaaacgacagcctgaaatttcagcctgttttggtgggatgttttagcctgcctggtgacatcattaattgtccaataagaaagagttccaaacctctctgccaataacagctagttttcagttttcaaaTTCAGTCCAAGCTAAATTCTTGTTTGAGAAATACTCTTTGCTaggaagctatttttgtttctttttgaccattttaattaaaaacaatcatagtaaggtacttcattgttacccagaaatgatttgatattaagATAAGAATGGCTACATTGGACCTTTTTAAAGGTTTAAAACATGCAAGCAAAGGAAAGGACTTAAGcccaattatttatatatatactagATGACCGAAAGGGTGCGATGTTTTGAAGCCACCGGGCCTCCATCTTGACACTCCCCCACCTtcgtaaaaaatattttgtaagCTATAGAAATGCAATTGTAAATATCTACATTAGTTTTTGCCACATATATTCTATTACAGAGACCTACCTTCATGGATACGTTtacattatattatgtgagctaaaaaatatataaaacacttCCTTAAAGTATAATTGTGTGAAAGtactaaaaaaaaaatgtcttcaaagcctctcattggcaaATTCATTGCATCagaaatccagggtttatatacatcagtGGTTAAGCCATAAGAAGGTAAATAAACTCACTGCACATATATGCTTTGTGGTGGTGAATGATGTCTCTCCAAGCACCACTGGATAAGTTTACAGTGATTCAGGTTTCATAGCACCTTAATGGTCTATCTTTTAAATGATACTGGACTGTCTTTTTATGAATTAACActgactgtcacacacacacacacacacatgatttgTGTCAAACATTTGAGTGTTAATGAGTATGAGAATTGTAGAAGAAACACATGGTTCGAATTAAAAAGTGAAAATTCAGTTTGAATACTTCTGTCTTAACGGTCCATAGTTTATAATGCACACTATTGTTTTGCTCTAGACACGTGCACAACGTACGTACACGTAAACACCCACATACACGCAGATGCACACAGACATCCTCTCTCTTCtcgttttccctctctctctctctcttacacacacagctctgtctctctgctgcctTTGATGTTTCCCCTCATACACTGTGGGTCCCATTTGATCGACAACATGAGAAATCTGGAGCGTCGCTCCAtctcacacacctgttttcaattcAGACTGCAGACAGACACATTCGATTATTTCTCACAATCAGTTTTCGTTCCGATTCAGCCGCTATTAGTCATGTCTGGAGAGGGATAGTTTACCTGTGTGTTAAATATGATGGATTGATTCTAAAATGATTCAAGACCAATAATTAGTACAACTGTATGATTTATTTCTGCAATTTGGACACCTACCTTGCTTAAAAAGTTGATTTCAAATAGGTTCAATATGTTTGGGACTCCATGACATGAGTAATGTCTGGCTGTTAAGTTTTCTATTTAAGCTGTGGAAAATACTGGGTATTTCATGTATGATGGTTGTCAGGATGGTGGGGTCAGTTTTAAAGCTGTCATGGTTGAAAAGACTGAAGAATTAGGCTCATATCATGTGATTCAGTCACATGGTGGAGGTGAGACTGTGTGCCGTCATTCACATTTTTAATCAAAGCCTCTATATCAGGACATACATTTTCTACATGAATGACATCTCAATCAATCTCAGTTCATCCCAAAAATCACACCTAGATGCTGACCCCCTCATCACTTTttggtacatttttattttatttttttaagcaaGAGGGAGAATCAACCTCTTACAAAATTTGTGAATTTTTATTTGGCTTTGAAAAAAACAAGAATACACTCATTGTTGTTCTACAATACATGTGAAGTCAAACAAATCACCAAGCATTGCATGGCGAAGTGAAAATAAAGCAGAGGTATTTCAGTGACCGACCGCTTTGCTTCGCTTCGCTGCCAAATCGCTGAAACACTTCATTGTGTCTAATTGTTTGGGGGACAGAACATGCACAAAGGCAATTAAGAATGCTATGCATAGGCAGCACTTCCACAGGGCCAAGAGTATTGAGGCTAAAGCACAACATACATTATGCAGTTAACGGTTAACATATTGTTGCTACATAAAACCTGATTTGTGTGAATTATCAAATGTAAAGATGATAATAATCTGAGGATAAACTTTCCCTACACCATTTACGTAAGTATATGTAATGTATACTACACTTATACTGTAGTTCCATGGTCACATAAATATTTGTAACATAATTCTATTGTTTGACATACATGTATCCTAGAAGCACAGTATTGACACAACTGTGATCGTTTTATCAAAATAGATTGAAGTACAATTCTGTTTATGAAGTAAGGTATTGTTTCCAATAGTATATCGATACATTTTTTTCCAATGTTACTCTACTATTATTTTAAGTGACATAAAATTCAGAATAAGTTattgaaaatatgaaataaaaataacagcTTGGTGAAAgttaaatataatacattttaaaatatttaaatgcTCTTTTATCAAAATACTCTAATACACACGCATTGAAAGGCAACATTTCATATTCATGTGCAGGAAATTGATGGAATAAGATATAGCATAATAAAAAGCATAAcaaacattataaacacacacacatcattcagCTTACTTCATACAAAATAATTGGTCACTGCTCAACCAGCCGAAGTACTTCGAGCAACATCAGTACTTgtcatcccccccaaaaaaatcaatgAATCAACAAAGTATCAGTCATAAGATACAAACAACATTAACATAACAAAAATGTTAACATTAGACAAAACACAACCTTCCATTTCAAAAAAGTTCCTCTACCTTGGAAGCACCTGTGACGTTAAGTGAGGTTCCAAATTTGCTCTGTAATTTGAAATTGTGCGAAACCATGTTTGTTTTTAAAACGTGTTGACAAAATGTGACagagtcaacaacaaaaaaggtccTCTTTTTGGATCACAACGCCACCCAGAGGATGGATATGTTAGTGCCTCCCTTGTGGGTGATCTGGTTAACACGACCACGTACGCAGTCCAGTGTCACATAGATGGCTGTACCGTTTTGGACCTGGAAGGAGGCCCTCAGGCCCACGTTGGCCCACTCGCTGCCCTCAGGCatgtgcccagaaatctgctggGCCACAGGTGTAGCCTGTCCACTCTCCCCGCTGCCCCCCTGCCGGTGCAGAGTGAGCTTCACCACGTTACACGAATGGATCAGCTTCAGGTTGAGGGCCACGTTAGCTGTCCCATCCCCCCAGAAGACAAAGTTCTTTTGGCCGTTGGGTTCCCCAGAATGGGCCAGGCGCACTTGGTCTGATTCTGGGCTGACCTGCTGGAAGAGGAGGGCTTTGTTGCGGACGACTCCAGAGGGAAGGCCTGTCCTGGACACTGTGGCAGTCAGGGCAGAGGAGACAGCTGAGGGGATCCAGATAAGGCTCAGTATACTGATCCCAGTACTGTCTCCAAAGTAGCGGATATTACACTGGGATGGGGATAGGATCTCGAAACTAAGCGAGTGCCCACTATCCACCCTGACAGCCCCAGAAAGGGTGATGGATGTGTCCCTGTAGTTGACGCCCGACTTGAATGCCTGCATCAATTCCTGGTTGGTCCCGTTGCGGTTGGCGTAGGCCACCAGAGAGAAGCCCTCTCGGATGCAGGTGTGGCCCATGGAGTACAGTGCTTGCTGTAGGACAAATTTAACCACACCACTCTCTGTGAAGCGCACCCCGCGGCTGTCGTGGGTCAACCCCACCATGTAAGGGTCAGAGACGGAGGTGATGCGGAAGGTTGGACGGTAGTTGGTCTGGTAGTGGGCTGACATTGACATCTGTGCTGTCATGGCCACGGCTCCAGTATCGTGGGACAGCCAGAGCATGCTGAAGGAAGGCCCGTTGAGTTCGTAGACATGAAGGTCCTTGCTCTGGTTGCAATGCTGGTTGGGACTCTTCAGGAACAGAGTCAGCATGTGGTTGGGCTCGACCTCTGCGATGCCACTAACACTAACTCCCTGGAAGTACTTCCCGTCTGGCTGCTCAATGCGGACCCCACTGAGGTCGTGGCCCTCCTCCTCTTGACTGCTGTTGAGTCGCATGCCCACCTGGAGGAAGTTCCTGCAATTGTGCTTTAGGGCAAAGTTATGGTCCAGCCACATCAAGCCGTGCTGCTGGAAGGATAGCCGGCCGGCATGGTTGGACAGCAAGTCGCTGGCTTCTTTGCTCTGGACATTGAGCTGGAGGCCAGGGAAGATGTGGCTGCCGGGGGCCCTGGCTGGGGGCAAGGTCACGGTGGCACCCCAGGACTGGGACATCAGGTTGTCTGTGAAGGGTCCACAGACAGAATCACTGGTGGCTGTACAGGGGATGGCAATGGGTTCTCCATTGCAGTCAGAACAGGCCTGGCACTCCGGAAGCTCCTGGTTGTAGAAGTAGTCATGGCCACATACTCCAGCAGCAGCCTCCCTTTCCGACATGCCCAGGCACCTGAACCCTCCTGCTCAGCATCAAACAACGACAAAGAGATGGGAGAAGGAGATCAGAAATATGAGCATGTGCCAAATTGCTTGATACTCTTAGTTGACTATTCAGTAAAAGGACTTCTGGAACCAGGATGGATATCATGTCTAATTACAAATTAGAAATGTTGTAAGCCTTACCTGGAGTGTTGATGCACTTCACTCCCTGTCCACATAGGTTTGGTAATTCAAGGCATTCGTCTCTGTCCTGGCATATTCTGTCTGCATTGGGAGAGCACTGGGAGACCAGGAAGAAACCAGGTGGGCACATGGTACACTTCTCACACTGCGGTGGCTCCCTCTGGAAGTCACAGTAATCCTCCGGTCCACACGGGGCGCCACACCCCAGCAGGGGGTGCGGAAGGTGGGCTTCCCCGACCACATCCATCAATTTAGCATCTACATCCATGTGCATGTCCTTGCGAACGGCATAGGACTTCTGCAGGTGGCTCCGAGCCTGGCTCTGGAGGCCTGCCAGGTGGCTCTCGAAGTAGCTCTGGAGCTCCCCTTGGAGGCCTTGGAAGGACACCTGTTTGACGGTGTCAGAGAGCAGGCCATACTGTGCCTTGACCACGTCCATCTGCTCATACATGCGGCGCTGCTGCTCCAGGATCTCCCGCTGCTGGACCAACAGCGCCCCCTGCTGTTCGGCTAGCTTTTGCTGCAGGTCGCGGATGATCGTCTGCTGAGCCTGAAGGGCCTCTACCAGCTTCTCCTGCCCCTTAGCCAGTTGGAGGTGTAAGATGAGGGCATCCTCTGAAGGCACCTCATTCTCCCCTGTGAGATGGAATAGGGCAGGGTTTATCGTGTGGAGTAGTCAGAGATAGGATGTGGAACTATGTATAGCTAGCTATTAAACTGGAATCAAGTACTAATAGTGTGCTCCTGTACTCTAAGATGATTAGACTTCAAAACCGTTCAGCAAATCATTAGTGAAATTAATGCTAAGTTAAATATATTGTGAAATTATGATAATACAGTACATCCCTTTTTGAGATTAAAtactttttgtttttgttttgttaaactATTTTGGTACAAAATCTAAAAGTCCAACATCAAGTAATGGAAGTTTCCTAGGCAGGCTTTTTATAGACATCAAAGCATTCTAAGTTTTCTTGACTGCCAGACATTTTCTAGTTCAATTGGACTGCAGTCAATGCATGCATAATCTTGGGTCTCAAACACAAGAAGATGGTAGCAATGATGCCTAATGTTGCATGTTAAATGAATCCCAAATAAATTTAAAGTAATTATAGGAATATTATGTGATTTCCATGTAATTTCTAAACAAAAATCTATGTAGCCTACAAGACAAATAATCGCGATGAAAACCGCTTGTTCTGGAATGAGACTACTTTGGTTATTTTGCATATGCATTGTGTAAAGGGGTTCCAAATTGCGCACACATCCACGGAGTTCAATCTGGCACGAGTTGGAACCCCTTTTACACACTATGCATCTTCCCTCGTCTGTCAATTACGTTCTTCTCAATAGACAGCCTACACTGTAAAGGTGTTACTGTGGATTTGACAGTAGATTACAGGCAGCTCGTGGCA is drawn from Oncorhynchus tshawytscha isolate Ot180627B linkage group LG29, Otsh_v2.0, whole genome shotgun sequence and contains these coding sequences:
- the nell3 gene encoding uncharacterized protein nell3, with translation MALSRTVLLLLVYSLSLHDTVRGVAEICRGTHCHGGETGDPRPCVGAQCLGGRSSRPPRQYNPTTQGRSGQAVPSQHHVYHSSQSRGDTTDTYVVQPQRGRHSDSVRESARMQTSEVFGSGCTGADCVTPQKQLHAFNDTRDCKGIECKLPLRIRPKPRPKDCVGEGCLADDAAASSQPSPVHMPDRAAQFLGEFPEFGYPASELGSAPLGVQLTCDINPGENEVPSEDALILHLQLAKGQEKLVEALQAQQTIIRDLQQKLAEQQGALLVQQREILEQQRRMYEQMDVVKAQYGLLSDTVKQVSFQGLQGELQSYFESHLAGLQSQARSHLQKSYAVRKDMHMDVDAKLMDVVGEAHLPHPLLGCGAPCGPEDYCDFQREPPQCEKCTMCPPGFFLVSQCSPNADRICQDRDECLELPNLCGQGVKCINTPGGFRCLGMSEREAAAGVCGHDYFYNQELPECQACSDCNGEPIAIPCTATSDSVCGPFTDNLMSQSWGATVTLPPARAPGSHIFPGLQLNVQSKEASDLLSNHAGRLSFQQHGLMWLDHNFALKHNCRNFLQVGMRLNSSQEEEGHDLSGVRIEQPDGKYFQGVSVSGIAEVEPNHMLTLFLKSPNQHCNQSKDLHVYELNGPSFSMLWLSHDTGAVAMTAQMSMSAHYQTNYRPTFRITSVSDPYMVGLTHDSRGVRFTESGVVKFVLQQALYSMGHTCIREGFSLVAYANRNGTNQELMQAFKSGVNYRDTSITLSGAVRVDSGHSLSFEILSPSQCNIRYFGDSTGISILSLIWIPSAVSSALTATVSRTGLPSGVVRNKALLFQQVSPESDQVRLAHSGEPNGQKNFVFWGDGTANVALNLKLIHSCNVVKLTLHRQGGSGESGQATPVAQQISGHMPEGSEWANVGLRASFQVQNGTAIYVTLDCVRGRVNQITHKGGTNISILWVAL